The following proteins come from a genomic window of Nicotiana tomentosiformis chromosome 12, ASM39032v3, whole genome shotgun sequence:
- the LOC138902517 gene encoding uncharacterized protein yields the protein MPTGKLAKWQILLSKFDIVYITQKDIKGQALADHLAENPVDKDYEPLTTYFPNKEVLFAGEDIVESYPGWRIFFHGAANIKGYKACILGIWMVVDMNIKELLVIGDSDLLIHQVQGEWTTKNVKILPYLHCVKELCKKSTKIEFKHIPRIQNDFADALATL from the exons ATGCCCACGGGAAAACTGGCCAAATGGCAGATTCTTCTCAgcaaatttgacattgtgtacataacacAGAAGGACATTAAAGGACAAGCCTTAGCTGACCACCTTGCAGAGAATCCAGTGGACAAGGATTATGAGCCACTCACTACATACTTTCCGAATAAAGAAGTGTTATTCGCCGGAGAAGATATTGTAGAGTCATACCCAGGATGGAGAATATTCTTCCACGGAGCAGCAAATATCAAAGGG TACAAAGCATGCATCCTCGGGATTTGGATGGTGGTCGATATGAACATCAAAGAGCTTCTGGTCATAGGAGATTCTGACCTGCTGATACAtcaagttcaaggagaatggactACCAAGAACGTCAAGATCCTTCCGTACCTACACTGCGTAAAGGAGCTATGCAAGAAGTCCACAAAGATCGAGTTCAAGCACATTCCTAGGATCCAGAATGATTTTGCCGATGCTCTCGCGACCTTGTAA
- the LOC104093051 gene encoding haloacid dehalogenase-like hydrolase domain-containing protein Sgpp isoform X1: MTALLSFRTVPSYVLPTKPFPRNNRMSLSSSTSNQQISSKCSLSVDAPLKAILFDIDGTLCDSDPIHYYAFREMLQEIGFNGGTPISEEFFIKNISGMHNDELCHVLFPDWDFQRAIKFMDDKEDMFRKIASEQLKPLDGLEEVCKWIENHGLKRAAVTNAPRPNAELIISMLGLADFFELLVIGSECERAKPFPDPYLKALQELGVSPKHAFVFEDSISGIKAGVAAGMPVVGLGLRNPEKLLSEAGATFVINDFKDSKLWTALEELETEMDAEKMKT, translated from the exons ATGACCGCTTTGCTCTCTTTCCGCACTGTTCCTTCCTATGTACTACCCACTAAACCATTTCCAAGAAATAATCGAATGTCCTTGTCTTCGTCAACTTCTAACCAACAGATAAG CAGCAAATGTTCATTGTCAGTTGATGCTCCATTGAAAGCAATATTATTTGACATTGATGGAACATTATGTGATTCGGATCCTATCCACTACTATGCCTTCCGAGAGATGCTTCAAGAG ATAGGTTTCAATGGTGGAACACCCATAAGCGAGGAATTCTTCATAAAGAATATTAGCGGTATGCATAATGATGAGCTCTGTCACGTCCTTTTCCCAGATTGGGATTTCCAAAGAGCTATCAAATTTATGGATGATAAGGAAGACATGTTCCGAAA AATTGCATCAGAACAGCTAAAACCGTTGGACGGCCTAGAGGAGGTATGCAAATGGATTGAGAACCACGGTCTGAAACGAGCAGCAGTGACTAATGCTCCAAGACCGAATGCTGAGCTGATAATCTCAATGCTCGGTCTAGCAGATTTCTTTGAACTACTTGTCATTGGAAGCGAATGTGAACGAGCAAAACCTTTTCCTGACCCTTACTTGAAGGCACTTCAGGAACTTGGAGTATCTCCTAAGCACGCATTCGTTTTTGAG GATTCTATCTCTGGAATAAAAGCTGGAGTAGCTGCTGGTATGCCGGTTGTAGGTTTAGGTCTAAGGAACCCGGAAAAATTACTGTCAGAGGCTGGTGCAACATTTGTTATCAATGATTTCAAGGACTCGAAGTTATGGACAGCTCTAGAAGAGTTGGAAACAGAAATGGATGCAGAAAAAATGAAAACTTGA
- the LOC104093051 gene encoding haloacid dehalogenase-like hydrolase domain-containing protein Sgpp isoform X2 — MTALLSFRTVPSYVLPTKPFPRNNRMSLSSSTSNQQISKCSLSVDAPLKAILFDIDGTLCDSDPIHYYAFREMLQEIGFNGGTPISEEFFIKNISGMHNDELCHVLFPDWDFQRAIKFMDDKEDMFRKIASEQLKPLDGLEEVCKWIENHGLKRAAVTNAPRPNAELIISMLGLADFFELLVIGSECERAKPFPDPYLKALQELGVSPKHAFVFEDSISGIKAGVAAGMPVVGLGLRNPEKLLSEAGATFVINDFKDSKLWTALEELETEMDAEKMKT; from the exons ATGACCGCTTTGCTCTCTTTCCGCACTGTTCCTTCCTATGTACTACCCACTAAACCATTTCCAAGAAATAATCGAATGTCCTTGTCTTCGTCAACTTCTAACCAACAGATAAG CAAATGTTCATTGTCAGTTGATGCTCCATTGAAAGCAATATTATTTGACATTGATGGAACATTATGTGATTCGGATCCTATCCACTACTATGCCTTCCGAGAGATGCTTCAAGAG ATAGGTTTCAATGGTGGAACACCCATAAGCGAGGAATTCTTCATAAAGAATATTAGCGGTATGCATAATGATGAGCTCTGTCACGTCCTTTTCCCAGATTGGGATTTCCAAAGAGCTATCAAATTTATGGATGATAAGGAAGACATGTTCCGAAA AATTGCATCAGAACAGCTAAAACCGTTGGACGGCCTAGAGGAGGTATGCAAATGGATTGAGAACCACGGTCTGAAACGAGCAGCAGTGACTAATGCTCCAAGACCGAATGCTGAGCTGATAATCTCAATGCTCGGTCTAGCAGATTTCTTTGAACTACTTGTCATTGGAAGCGAATGTGAACGAGCAAAACCTTTTCCTGACCCTTACTTGAAGGCACTTCAGGAACTTGGAGTATCTCCTAAGCACGCATTCGTTTTTGAG GATTCTATCTCTGGAATAAAAGCTGGAGTAGCTGCTGGTATGCCGGTTGTAGGTTTAGGTCTAAGGAACCCGGAAAAATTACTGTCAGAGGCTGGTGCAACATTTGTTATCAATGATTTCAAGGACTCGAAGTTATGGACAGCTCTAGAAGAGTTGGAAACAGAAATGGATGCAGAAAAAATGAAAACTTGA